In the Ipomoea triloba cultivar NCNSP0323 chromosome 6, ASM357664v1 genome, one interval contains:
- the LOC116023122 gene encoding zinc transporter 4, chloroplastic, with product MSLVEGLLPLCMDQIREKTKVFTDSFLQNVSQSLSNNSCVNSEKELGDCQDSGAAFILKMIAIAAILIAGAFGVSVPLIGRKRRFLQTDSNLFVAAKAFAAGVILATGFVHMLPDATEQLTDPCLPEYPWLKFPFSGFIAMMAALATLVVDFVGTQYYERKQEKQSQTAHIESVDSVSDTLIVPGETKGRNGKLFGEEEGGAIHIVGMHAHAAHHRHSHSQEAGACQGHTKEHSHGHSHSHSHSFGHGDEENGVRHVVVSQVLELGIVSHSMIIGLSLGVSESPCTIRPLIAALAFHQFFEGFALGGCISQAKFRTLRSTLMATFFAVTTPLGIAAGLCVSSFYNPRSPRAMVVEGVFDSISAGILVYMALVDLIAADFLSKKMSCNTRLQIASYFCLFLGSVLMSSLAIWA from the exons ATGTCACTCGTTGAG GGCCTTCTTCCGTTATGCATGGATCAAATTAGGGAGAAGACGAAGGTCTTCACAG ACTCCTTTTTGCAGAATGTCTCTCAATCTTTGTCTAACAACAGCTGTGTCAATTCTGAAAAAGAGTTGGGGGACTGCCAAGACAGCGGAGCTGCCTTCATCCTTAAAATGATTGCTATTGCAGCTATTCTAATTGCTGGTGCATTTGGAGTTTCAGTCCCATTAATTGGCAGGAAGCGACGGTTCCTTCAAACAGATTCTAATCTCTTTGTTGCTGCCAAAGCCTTTGCAGCTGGTGTCATCCTTGCCACCGGATTTGTTCACATGTTACCTGATGCAACTGAACAACTGACTGATCCCTGTCTACCTGAATATCCTTGGTTGAAATTCCCATTCTCTGGATTTATTGCAATGATGGCAGCACTAGCTACATTGGTTGTTGATTTTGTTGGGACCCAGTATTATGAAAGGAAGCAAGAGAAACAAAGTCAAACAGCACACATTGAATCTGTGGATTCAGTGTCTGACACTTTAATTGTTCCAGGGGAGACAAAAGGGAGGAATGGGAAGTTgtttggggaagaagaaggaggcGCAATTCACATTGTTGGGATGCATGCACATGCAGCTCATCATAGACATAGCCACTCTCAAGAAGCAGGTGCATGTCAAGGCCACACAAAGGAGCATTCACATGGTCATTCACATTCTCACTCACACAGTTTTGGTCATGGGGATGAGGAAAATGGTGTGAGGCATGTAGTTGTTTCACAG GTTTTGGAACTTGGTATAGTATCTCACTCGATGATTATTGGTCTATCGCTTGGGGTTTCAGAAAGTCCATGCACAATTAGACCCTTGATTGCAGCACTAGCATTCCATCAGTTCTTTGAAGGGTTTGCCCTAGGAGGATGCATTTCACAGGCCAAGTTTAGGACTCTACGCTCCACTCTAATGGCCACGTTTTTTGCTGTAACAACCCCCTTGGGGATTGCTGCGGGGCTGTGTGTTTCCTCATTCTATAATCCTCGTAGCCCTAGAGCGATGGTGGTGGAGGGCGTCTTCGATTCTATCTCTGCCGGAATCCTAGTCTACATGGCTTTGGTGGACTTAATTGCTGCCGATTTCTTGAGCAAAAAGATGAGCTGCAATACCAGGCTTCAGATAGCTTCATATTTTTGCCTGTTTTTAGGATCTGTACTGATGTCATCTCTAGCAATATGGGCTTGA